In Bythopirellula goksoeyrii, a single window of DNA contains:
- a CDS encoding Pls/PosA family non-ribosomal peptide synthetase gives MANLTISDTLCVHELFESHVEQNPCQTALVCGEVEWSYEELDRRANQLARHLKSCGIGPGNFVGLFMRRSENSILAILAVLKAGAAYVPIDPAFPDMRIGHILEEAEVTALLTEQAHASRAKTYFGGLCIICDDSSPDISAQSTDRLSIDETGVTAEDLCYVLYTSGSTGRPKGVMTEHRNVVRFVQAFNEELRLTSEDRVYHGFALGFDGSVEEMWMAFSNGACLVVGTTEIAHVGNEAAKLLCDLGISVLSTVPTCLGMIHDDIPSLRLIIVSGEPCPAALVNKWATNNRRMLNVYGPTETTVNATVAECVPNEQVTIGRPLNGYEALILDRNMQPVPPGNRGELYIGGVGLARGYLGQPDQTIRQFVDNPLRSNGHSSKLYRTGDLVERTATGDLVFHGRIDRQVKVRGYRIELAEIESVLRGHSAIDQAVVNIVDKGGQKELAAYVVPANSVESIDRDEILNWLKDHVPHYMIPSFLDNLDVLPTLDSGKVDRNRLPAPKLPLVPVKRSVVEPRNELESRIVSVWEKLFSVSSISIEDDFFLDLGGYSLLAVEMALLLRKEYGYDVAIRDVYMNPTVVQLAEHVSSSVVNESEASLESSVASPAPVTSREVFQSVPRLTRYICYCLQAVSVAVIYSLAATPLLIGILLTFALLTAKVSLNAYIWSMSAAVFFAPLVGILLSIAVKWVVIGRYKPGEYPVWGFYYFRWWLVTRTQFLAWTDIYIGSPLMSFYYRLMGAQVGKNSLFDSNNCVIFDLLSVGDDTCIGSETHFLGYRVEDGLLKIGSIEIGSRCFVGTQCALGINTRMEDDALLDDMSLLPDNSTIGSGEAFAGSPAQPATVKVPDIDIGKQVSSRRTGLYCMLHFISSEIFGEILLLGIIMPIALLLIAGFRYGGAAGSITSLFMGLPLCLVWFCLFVAAVKRTLLPKSDTGVHSLESWVYLKRWSADLFLRYASSIVYPVYSTIFLPSWLRMLGANIGSRAEISTVTHVTPDLVTIGQESFLADGSMIGGRRLYRGHFQVSFNRIGSRTFLGNGALLPDGIELGSNCLVGVLSVPPTSNASEFTDNTEWLGSPPFRLPHREKVQGFDDATIFRPTLRLYVTRIFIDGLRVLLPYYIGMLALALFSVCVVAGVSRFSPGAILALVPVLVSFLVVFSLLLVVAIKQICMGTIKPVIKPLWCVYIWLNELTNAVFEMITMSLAWPLFGTPFFSSYLRLLGCKIGKGAFIETELFSEFDLVSIGNYAALNSGAVIQNHLFEDRIMKSSSLVVGDECSVGNMSIVLYDSEMQQGSSIGPLSLLMKGDSLPEKTRWIGIPINQLRDPGNSSHDS, from the coding sequence ACCCCTGTCAAACGGCGTTGGTTTGCGGTGAAGTTGAGTGGTCGTACGAAGAACTTGACCGACGCGCGAATCAGCTTGCCCGGCATCTCAAGTCTTGCGGTATCGGACCTGGGAATTTCGTTGGTCTCTTCATGCGCCGTTCTGAGAACTCGATTCTTGCCATTCTGGCGGTGCTCAAGGCAGGTGCCGCTTATGTTCCAATTGACCCGGCCTTCCCCGACATGCGCATTGGGCACATTCTCGAAGAAGCCGAAGTGACAGCACTTCTGACCGAACAAGCCCACGCATCCAGAGCAAAAACCTATTTCGGTGGACTATGCATCATTTGTGACGATAGCAGTCCTGACATTTCAGCTCAATCCACTGATCGATTGTCAATTGATGAGACGGGCGTGACAGCAGAAGACCTCTGCTACGTTCTTTACACTTCTGGCAGTACAGGGCGCCCCAAGGGCGTGATGACCGAGCATCGGAATGTTGTCCGCTTTGTGCAGGCTTTCAACGAGGAATTGCGACTCACTTCTGAGGACCGCGTCTACCATGGCTTCGCGCTTGGATTTGACGGTTCCGTCGAAGAAATGTGGATGGCCTTTTCCAATGGCGCGTGTTTGGTGGTAGGAACCACAGAGATCGCACATGTTGGCAACGAAGCAGCCAAGTTGCTCTGCGATTTGGGTATCAGCGTCCTCTCGACGGTCCCGACCTGTTTGGGAATGATTCATGACGACATTCCGAGTCTGCGCCTGATTATCGTAAGTGGCGAGCCGTGCCCGGCTGCGTTGGTGAACAAATGGGCCACAAACAACCGTCGAATGCTCAATGTCTACGGACCGACTGAAACAACAGTCAATGCGACAGTGGCCGAATGTGTGCCTAATGAACAGGTGACTATTGGGCGTCCGTTGAACGGGTATGAAGCCTTGATTCTAGACCGCAATATGCAACCAGTGCCTCCAGGAAACAGAGGCGAACTCTACATCGGCGGTGTTGGCCTTGCACGGGGATACCTAGGACAACCAGACCAAACCATAAGGCAGTTTGTCGACAATCCCCTGCGTAGCAACGGCCATAGCTCGAAACTCTACCGTACGGGAGATCTGGTCGAAAGAACTGCTACCGGTGATTTAGTGTTTCACGGTCGGATCGACCGACAAGTGAAAGTGCGTGGATACCGTATCGAGCTTGCTGAGATAGAGTCGGTACTACGTGGACACTCAGCCATCGATCAGGCGGTAGTAAATATCGTTGATAAAGGTGGTCAAAAGGAACTCGCTGCTTACGTTGTTCCAGCCAACTCGGTGGAATCTATCGATCGAGACGAGATTTTGAATTGGCTCAAAGACCACGTGCCTCATTACATGATTCCAAGTTTTCTCGACAATTTGGATGTCCTGCCCACGTTGGATAGTGGCAAAGTTGACCGTAATCGTCTCCCGGCCCCGAAGCTTCCGCTGGTGCCGGTCAAACGATCTGTTGTAGAACCTCGAAATGAGTTGGAATCTAGGATCGTAAGCGTATGGGAGAAGTTGTTTAGCGTGTCCTCTATCTCAATCGAGGACGATTTCTTTCTAGACCTTGGTGGCTACTCCTTACTAGCAGTGGAGATGGCATTGCTGCTGCGGAAAGAGTACGGTTATGACGTTGCGATTCGCGATGTCTACATGAATCCAACGGTAGTTCAGCTTGCTGAGCATGTATCCAGTTCGGTGGTCAATGAATCGGAAGCATCGCTTGAGAGTTCGGTAGCCTCACCTGCGCCCGTGACAAGTCGAGAAGTCTTCCAGAGTGTACCCCGCTTAACTCGATACATTTGCTACTGTCTTCAAGCGGTTTCAGTGGCTGTGATCTACAGTTTAGCCGCGACTCCCCTGTTGATAGGCATTCTTCTTACATTTGCGCTGCTCACAGCGAAGGTATCGCTGAATGCCTACATTTGGTCCATGTCAGCAGCCGTCTTCTTTGCCCCTCTAGTTGGGATTCTACTCTCGATTGCTGTGAAATGGGTGGTCATTGGGAGATATAAGCCTGGCGAATACCCTGTCTGGGGTTTCTATTACTTCCGCTGGTGGTTGGTTACTCGAACTCAGTTTTTGGCGTGGACAGATATTTACATTGGCTCCCCCCTCATGAGTTTCTACTACCGATTGATGGGTGCACAGGTCGGGAAGAATAGCCTTTTTGATTCGAACAATTGTGTGATATTTGATCTGCTTTCCGTTGGAGACGACACGTGTATTGGATCGGAAACTCATTTTTTGGGTTATCGAGTCGAAGATGGCTTATTGAAAATTGGTTCTATTGAGATTGGAAGCAGATGTTTTGTAGGCACCCAATGTGCTTTGGGTATTAATACACGGATGGAAGACGACGCCCTACTCGATGACATGTCGTTGTTGCCAGACAACTCGACCATTGGCAGTGGTGAAGCATTTGCTGGATCTCCGGCACAGCCCGCTACGGTCAAGGTTCCTGACATTGACATTGGGAAGCAAGTTAGTTCTAGGCGAACAGGGTTGTATTGCATGTTGCACTTCATCAGCAGCGAGATCTTCGGTGAAATTCTGCTGTTGGGTATTATCATGCCGATCGCTTTGTTGCTGATTGCTGGCTTTCGGTATGGAGGTGCTGCAGGGAGCATCACTTCGTTATTCATGGGTCTTCCACTTTGCCTGGTCTGGTTCTGTCTTTTTGTAGCGGCTGTTAAGCGTACACTGCTGCCAAAATCGGATACCGGCGTCCATTCCCTCGAGAGTTGGGTTTATCTGAAGAGATGGTCAGCTGATCTATTTCTGAGGTACGCCTCATCAATCGTCTACCCTGTTTACTCGACAATTTTTCTCCCCAGTTGGCTCCGTATGCTTGGTGCCAATATCGGCTCTCGAGCAGAGATATCTACAGTCACTCATGTTACTCCTGACTTAGTAACAATCGGGCAAGAGAGTTTTCTGGCTGACGGCTCGATGATCGGTGGCAGGCGTCTCTATCGAGGGCATTTTCAGGTCAGTTTCAATCGCATTGGCTCTCGGACTTTTCTAGGCAACGGGGCTCTGCTTCCTGATGGGATTGAACTTGGTAGCAATTGTCTTGTGGGTGTCCTTTCGGTTCCCCCCACTTCGAACGCTTCCGAGTTTACGGACAACACGGAGTGGCTTGGCTCTCCACCATTCAGACTGCCGCATCGGGAGAAGGTGCAAGGATTTGACGATGCGACAATATTTCGGCCTACCTTGAGGCTCTACGTAACGCGGATTTTCATCGACGGGCTGAGAGTGTTGCTCCCTTATTACATCGGTATGCTCGCATTGGCATTGTTTAGTGTCTGCGTTGTCGCCGGCGTGTCTAGGTTCTCACCTGGGGCAATTCTTGCGCTTGTCCCCGTACTCGTTTCCTTTCTCGTAGTCTTTTCCTTGCTCCTAGTAGTGGCCATTAAGCAAATCTGCATGGGAACAATTAAGCCCGTCATCAAGCCACTATGGTGCGTCTATATCTGGCTGAACGAGTTGACGAATGCCGTTTTCGAGATGATCACTATGTCGCTCGCGTGGCCACTGTTCGGCACTCCATTTTTTAGCTCGTATTTGCGATTACTGGGATGTAAAATAGGAAAAGGGGCCTTCATCGAAACGGAGCTCTTTTCGGAATTTGATTTGGTCAGTATTGGCAACTACGCTGCGCTGAATTCCGGGGCAGTAATCCAGAATCACCTCTTCGAAGACCGCATTATGAAATCCTCGTCGTTGGTGGTAGGTGATGAATGTTCCGTAGGAAATATGTCAATAGTATTGTACGACTCAGAAATGCAACAAGGCTCCTCAATTGGCCCGCTGTCATTGTTGATGAAGGGCGACTCATTGCCTGAAAAGACACGATGGATTGGTATTCCCATCAATCAATTGCGTGATCCAGGAAACTCCTCGCATGACTCATAA